TGGGCGAGGGCGAGAACACATACGAGGAGTCGCTTGAATACAAGGATAAAATAAAGAAGCTGAAGCTTAAAAAGGAATCTGAAGAGCATCTTTTAAAAGAGGCGGCACGCCTTATGAAAATGCCCTACGGTTCCTCGGAAAGCGCTGTGATACGTACATATCTCGACACTTGTCTTGAGCTGCCGTGGAACAAAACGACGCGCGAGCGCATAGACATAAAGCGCGCGCGAAAGATCCTGGACGCCGATCATTATGGCCTTACAAAGGTAAAGGACAGGATAATAGAATTTATGGCCGTGCGCGCGCTGACACAGGATCAAAGCCCGCAGATACTCTGCCTTGTAGGCCCTCCCGGCGTAGGCAAGACGTCTGTGGGGCGCTCCGTCGCTTCCGCCATGGGCAGAAAATATGCCCGCGTTTCCTTGGGAGGAGTGCGTGATGAGGCCGACATAAGGGGACACAGAAAGACTTATATAGGCGCGATGCCCGGCCGCATTATAAATGCGCTCAGGCAGGCCGGCAGCAAAAATCCCGTTGTCATACTTGATGAGATAGACAAAATGTCGAGCGATTTCAGAGGAGATCCCGCGTCCGCAATGCTCGAGGTCCTCGACGGGGAGCAGAACGTGGAGTTTCGCGACCATTATATCGAGCTTCCGTTCGACCTCTCGAAGGTCATGTTCATAACGACGGCAAATACGCTCGATACGATACCGCGCCCGCTTTTGGACCGTATGGAGGTAATAGAGATAACGAGCTACACCGCCGTGGAAAAACAGAACATCGCAAAGCTCCACCTTATACCGAAGCAGCTTAAAAAGCACGGGCTTTCGGCGAAACGGCTTAAATTTGACCAGACGGCCGTTTCGCAGATAATAGAGAGCTATACGATGGAGGCCGGAGTGAGAAACCTGGAGCGCGAGATAGCCAAGGTATGCCGAAAGGCCGCGGCGCTTATAGTTTCGGGGGAAAAAGAAAGCGTTCGCGTGACAGAGGCAAATCTCGCAGAGTTTTTGGGCCCGGTAAAGGTAATAAAAGAAAAGATCCCTAAAGAAGACCAGGTAGGCGTTGTGAACGGACTTGCATGGACACAGACGGGAGGCGACCTTCTTTCCGTAGAGGTGAACGTTATGGACGGCTCCGGTAAGGTGGAACTTACGGGACTGTTGGGAGACGTTATGAAGGAGTCGGCTCATGCGGCGATAAGCTGCATAAGAAGCCGCATCGCTCTTTTTGGTTCGATACCGCGCGACTTTTATAAAACGAAGGATATACATATACATTTTCCCGAAGGAGCGATACCGAAGGACGGTCCGTCGGCCGGTATAACTATAGCATGCGCGCTTATTTCCGCGCTGTCGGGATGCCCTGTGCGCCGCGATGTTGCGATGACGGGCGAGATAACGCTTCGCGGCCGCGTGCTTGCGATAGGCGGTCTTAAGGAAAAGAGCATGGCGGCCTATAAGGCGGGCGTAAAGACGGTGATAATACCGAAAGAGTGCGAAAAGGATATAGCGGAGCTTGACGATGAGGTAAAACAAAACATAGAATTTGTGACCGCATCTTATATTGATGAAGTCATAAATACGGCGTTTGCAGTATCGCCCTTTGCGTCTGCAGAAAATAATGATATAGACCTGACCGTGGCGCATAACGAGCCGCGCATGAACATGGCTGAGATAAGCCAGTAAAAAGAGGTGCATATGAATTTTCACAAGGTAGAGCTTGCCATATCGGCGGCTCACAAGTCGCAGTTCATAAAAAGCGGGCTGCCCGAGATCGTATTTGCGGGACGCAGCAACGTGGGAAAATCCTCGCTTATAAATAAAGTGTTAAACAGAAAGAACTTTGCGCGCACGTCGTCAACGCCTGGAAAGACGGCTACTATAAATTATTATCTGCTCGACGGGAAGGTCTATCTCGTCGATCTGCCGGGATACGGCTTTGCAAAGGTATCTAAGGAAAAGAAACGGACCTGGGGAGTCTTTATAGAGGATTATTTCAGGCTTTCAAAAAACATAGAGCTTGTTTTTTCGCTTGTGGACATACGCCATGATCCGACGAACGACGACATAGCCATGGCCGAATTTTTAAAGGCCGCAGAGATCCCCTTTATGGTAGTTGCGACAAAAGCGGACAAGCTTTCCAAAACTGCCGCTTCGGAGTCGGTTGCCAATATAAGAGAAAAGCTTGCGCTGAGTGAGGATACCGAGGTCATATCGTTTTCTGCGAAAACGGGGCAGGGATGCAAAGAAATAGTTGACATAATAAATGAATTTGACAATATAACGGAGGTTAAAGATGCTTTACCCAAATCAAACGATCAAGGATAACTGCCTCCATATAGGCGGCGTGAACACTGTGGATCTTGCAAAGAAGTACGGTACGCCTCTTTATGTGATGGACGAAGATATGATAAGAGATACATGCCGCGAATTTAAGCGCGCAATATATGACGGCGTCGGAGAAAACGGGCTTGTGCTTTATGCAAGCAAGGCGTTTTCGTGCCGTGCTATGTATCGCCTTGTAAACGAGGAAGGGCTCGGCGTCGACGTTGTGTCGGGAGGCGAGCTTTACACGGCGATGAAGGAGAACTTTCCGCCTGAAAAGATATACTTTCACGGCAACAACAAAACAGCCGACGAGATAGAGCTTGCGCTCTCCTATGGGGTAGGACGCTTTGCGGTCGACAATAAAGAAGAGCTCTTCCTTTTAAATGAGCTTGCAAAAAAGCGCGGCGTCAGGGCTAAGATATCCTTCCGCATAAAACCCGGCATCGACGCTCATACGTTCGACGCCGTCATGACCGGACAGATAGATTCGAAATTCGGCGTTGCGCTTGAAAACGGCGAGGCGTTTGAAATAATGAAAACGGCGTCCGGACTGTCGGGCATAGAAGTAGTTGGGGTACATTGCCATATCGGTTCGCAGATATTCATGACGGAGCCGTTCTTCGGCGCTGCCGACGTTATGATAGACTTTATAGCGCGCTTGAGACGCGAGCTTTCGATAGATATACGCGAGCTTAACTTAGGCGGAGGCTACGGCATAAAATATACTGAGGAGGACAAGCCGATCTCGCCTTCGGAAATGTTCTCAAAGGTGCTTTCTCATATTAAAAAGAAGTGTGAAAGTATGGGAGAGCCCGTGCCGCGAATACTTATAGAGCCGGGACGCTCCATAGTTGCGGCGGCGGGAGTGACTCTTTATACCGTGGGTTCTGTAAAGACCATAAAGGACGTTCGCACTTACGTTGCCGTTGACGGCGGCATGACGGACAACCCTCGCTATGCGCTTTATGAGTCGCGTTACTCGGCGACGGTCGCGAACCGTGCGGGAGAGGAGCCAAGCGAAATCATAACGCTTGCGGGACGCTGCTGTGAAAGCGGGGACCTTATAGGAAAAGATATGCCGCTTCAAAAGACGCAGGCCGGCGATATAATCGCTGTATTCTCGACGGGCGCATACAATTATTCCATGGCGTCGAATTATAACCGCGTGCCGCGCGCCGCGACGGTGTTCGTAAGCGGCGGACAAAGCCGCGAGGTCATACGCCGCGAAAGCTATGAAGATCTTATAAGAAACGACTTGTAATAAAACATGGGCTGGAGGGAATCAAAATGAGTGCAAGACGCAAACGGATCTTTTCTTTGATAACTGCAATTCTGCTTGTGCTTTTATGCGTCGCTTCTGCATCGGCAAGCGACGGCGAGCCCGATTTTCAGAAGATAGGCGGCGCTGTCAATGCAAGCGAGCTTGAGTCGGATAAAATAATACAGCTTGACGAAGACGCAATACTTACGATAGACACAGATAAAACAGTATCGGTAATATATGGAAACGAACATGCCTTGACCATACAAGGAAACGGCGAGCTTACGTTCAACCAAATAAGCACAAAGCAGCTTGTTGTAAACGGAGGAAAGCTTTATTCGCGCTATCCGCAGGAGGGCGACGGTGTAGTTATAGGCATGAAGGCGGAAAGCATTGAGATAAACGACGGCGAGATAACTGCTTCTCTGCCGATAGTTACAGAGGATCTTACGGTAAACGGCGGCGTTATCCGAGCAAGCGGATACCTTCCCATTTGCGCGGATCGTATGACGGTTACAGGAGGGTGCATTTATGCAGCCAATTTTGCGGGAATAGGCGGTCAATGGTCGTGGATAGGCTCGATATATGGCTGTGATTTCAATATGAGCGGCGGATACGTTGAATCAAAGGGCGTTGTATCGTCCGATGACGACTGGAGCGTGGGCGCAGCCTTTGCCGGAGCTAATATAACGGGCGGCATATTTGTGGCGGAGGGTTCCGTTACTGCCGTGAACAGTTGGGATAAGCCGATCGTGACAGGTGAAAATATGGAGCTTATTTATCCGTCGGACGGATATGTTTCGACAGAGCAGACCGACAGTGAAAAGGCGGAATACGGCTGGTCGGGATATTCGATACTCAACGCTGACAAAACAAGGGCGACAAAAGTAATTATAGCGCCAAAAGACGCGCCCGGGGGCACGGTCGAGGACGATGATACGGGCGAGACTCTGTCATACGTATGCGCCGACGGGTGCATTGTTGTGACCGGAGATATATCTGAGGAAAGCCTTGTATTTGCAGCTTTGTATGATGAAAGCGGGCAGATGATCTCCTGCACTCGGCTTTCGTCTTCCGCCGTCGTAGACGCCAAAAGCGCAGCTTATGCTAAACTTGTTTGGCTGTGTTCTGACGGATTTACGTCAAAGTCGCAATGCATAAGTATAGATATTTCGTAACAAAAACTTGAGAGATGTAAATTAAATGCGGCTTCGGCCGCATTTTATTTGCAAAAAATTGTGCAAAAAGCCAAATGCGGTGTTTACAATCGGAAAGATTTAGGATATAATGTTACACAGATATGTGCTTTATACACATTTTTTACATAGCACCGTAAAAATTCTGAATATAGGAGGTAAAAAATTATGGGAAAGATTAACGGCGGCTATCTCGCTGCCAAGGCTCTGAAGCAGGAAGGCGTTGAGGTAGTGTTCACGCTTGTAGGCGGACACATCACCCAGCTCTTATACGGATGCCGCGACGAAGGCATAAAGGTAGTTGACTGCCGCCATGAGTGCGCAGCAGCATATGCGGCAGACGCATATGCGAGAGCTACCGGCAAGCCGGGCGTAGTTATCACAACGGCAGGCCCCGGTATCACCGATACCGTTACGGCTATGATCGAGGCTAAGATGTTAGGTTCGCCCGTTATCCACATCGGCGGCGCAGGCATGCAGCCGTTCGTAGATACCGGCGCTCTGCAGTGCATAAACTCTCTCGAAGTTATGTCTACCTGCACGAAGTGGTCAAGAAGAGTAGGCGCAGGCAACCGCACCGCCGAGTATATCTCGATGGCGTTCAGATATGCGCTTGCAGACACTCCCGGACCCGTTTACTTAGAGATGCCCGCAGACGTTCTCGCAGTTCCCTTTGACGACGACGTTGAGACGCTTCCGAGAAAGAAGAAGCCGCTCGACCTGCCCGCAAAATACCGCACCGATGCCGTTCCGTTCGGCGATCCCGTTCTTATCGACGCAGTTGCGGACGCTCTGGCAAAGGCTAAGAAGCCCGCTTTCTTCATCGGCGACCACGCGCGCTGGAACGCACAGTACGGCGAATGCTTCACTAAGCTTGCAGAACATCTTCAGGCCCCCGTTATGGTCTGCAACCTTGCGCGCGGCGTATTTATAGACGACCATCATCCGCTGGCTTCGATAGGCGGCAGATGCCTGTGCGAAGCTGACGTTATAGTTGAAATAGGCATGAACAACAACTATCTCGTTCGCCGCGGCTGGGCTCCGTTCTTCAATGCAGACGCTACTTTGGTTCAGATAGACACCGACAAGAACTTCATCGGCTTCAACACCCGCGCCGACATCGGTATCGTAGCGGGCGCAGGCGCAGCTATGAAGCAGATCTACGAGGCTCTCTTAAAGAAGATGCCCGAGCCCGTTAAGGACGGCGGTTGGACTGCAAGAGCAAAGGAACTCAACAAAGAGTACGACGATAAGGTAAACGCTGCGGCTAACTCCGACGCTATACCGATTAACCCCGGACGCTGCGCTATGGAAGTAGTTAAGTTCTTAGAGTCCGACAAGGGCAAGGACTTCTCGATAATCTGCGACGGCGGCGAGGCTTCGCTGTGGTCGGGCCTCTTCGCAAAGGCAAGCCGTCCGAGCCAGGTAGTTACGTTCGGTCCTCTCGGTACGATAGGCACCGGCGCAGGCTTCTCGCTCGGTACTTACTACGGCACCGGCAAGCCGATAATCTACTACAGCGGCGACGGCAGCTTCGGCTTCTATCCCATGGAATTCGATACTTTCGCAAAGAACAACGTTCCGCTCGTAGCAGTTATCTCGAACGACTCCGCATGGGGCGTTATCAAGCTGTCTGAGGAATACGGCAATAAAGACTACGTTGCAAAGAACGGTACCGTTGCGTGCGAGCTCGAAATGAACCGCCGTTACGATATGCTTCCCGCTATGTGGGGCGGCGTAGGCGTTCTCGTTGAAAAGCCCGAGGATATAATCCCCGCGATCGAGAAGGTAATTGCATCCGGCAAGCCCGGCATCGTAAACGTAGTAGTTGACAGAGTTACCTTAAGCCCGATGACGGCAGGCGGCTCTCTCTCGACTCTTATGTAATATACCGGCGTAACCGGGTGAATATAAGACACTCTAAGCGGCGCGAACGCGCCGCTTACTCTTTTTTATGCATATTTTAAAAATGAATTTACAAATTTGTAATGCGTTTGACGCCGTATTGTTATATAATGAAAAACAGTAAAACGTGTGCGACCGGAGGGCTGTATTTGGATAAGGCGGTTTTCAAAAAATATATACTGCTTGCAACTTATATCGTGATTCTTTATCTCGTGCTGTCGCATATAGATGTTGTCGTAACGTCTTTGGGCTTCGTATTCGGCGTGATAAAGCCCATCGTGATAGGCGCGTGCATTATGTTCGTAATGAATGTGCTCTTAAAGATCTACGAGAAGCATCTTTTTAAAAAGAGCTTTCCCTCGCTTAAAAACGGCGCAGAATTAAAGCGAGTTGTCTGCATACTGCTCACTTACGCCACGTTTGCGCTCTTTATCACGGTACTTTCGTTAGTCGTTGTGCCTCAGGTGGCAAAAAGTGTGCGGCTGCTTGCGGAGAGCCTTCCGGATTATCTTGCCGGCGCGAACGCAGGCTTTTCTCAGTTCGCCGAAAGGCTCAGCCTTTCCGATAATCTTTGGGACACGGTACAAAGCTTTTGGGAGCAGTTCGAGCTGACCTTGAGCGACCTTATAAAGAACGCGGCAAGCATGGCGCTGGATGCTACGGTAAGCGCTACAAAAGCGGTGATGAATTTCATTATAGGTCTGATATTCGCCGCCTATATGCTCTACGCGAAGGAAAAGCTCGTAAGAATATCGAAAAAACTCTGCTATGCCGTATTTAAGCAAAAAGCGGCAGATAAAATAATAGAGATAGCCCAAGAGGCGAACGTGACGTTCTCGCGCTTTATCGGCGGTCAGCTTTTGGAAGCCGTAATACTCGGCTGCCTTTGCTTTATAGGAATGCTGATAATCGGCATACCTTATGCGCCGCTCATTGCGTGCCTCGTCGGCGCGACGAGTCTGATCCCCGTGCTCGGCGCCTATCTCGGAACTATACCGTCGGCGTTCATCATACTTATGGTCGACCCGATAAAGGCGCTCGTATTTATTATTTTCATAATAATACTCCAGCAGATAGAGGGCAATCTCATATATCCCAAGGTCGTGGGTAACGTAATAGGGCTCGAGGGACTTTGGGTATTTGCAGCTATAATCATAGGCGGAGGACTAGGCGGCGTTACGGGTATGCTTATTGGCGTGCCGCTTATGGCGGTTATATATTCGCTTATCAGAAAATACGCAGAGAAAGCCGTGACGAAGCGCGGCATTGACAGAAGCAAATACGATGCGGCGGCCGCAGTGCAAAGCGAAAGCGGTGCGGAGAGTGACGACCGGCCGCCGAAAGAATAATTACGGGAGATACGGATGCTTTTTAATATATCAAGCTTTTCAGAGCTTATTTTCAGAGTGATCGCAGTAATACTTGCGCTTACGGTGCATGAGTTTTCGCACGGTCTCGCGGCCTATCTCATGGGCGACGATACGGCCAGAATACAGGGCAGGCTTACGCTTAACCCTTTGAAGCATATCGACATATTCGGCGGAATAATGCTTCTTTTAGTGGGTTTCGGCTGGGCAAAGCCCGTGGGCGTAAATCCCATGCGGTTTAAAAACCCCAAAGGAGGAATGGCGATAACGGCGCTTGCGGGACCTGTGTCGAATTTTATACTCGCCTTTTTATTCTATGTGATCGCGCTTATAGTGCAGATAAACGCAGCGCAGCCGGACGGCAGCCTGGGAGCAACCGCCATAGCAATAATAACCTTCTTTTCCGTATGTATAAGTATAAATATTGGCCTCGGCGTATTCAATCTCATACCCGTGCCGCCGCTCGACGGTTCGCGTGTTGTGACTGCATTTTTGCCGGAGCGCACGTATTTCGGCATTATGAGATACGAAAGATATATCATGCTGGGACTAATGGCGCTTTTGTTTTTAAACGTGCTTGATGTTCCGCTGTCGTTTCTTTTTTCCAAGGTGTGGTCGGGAATAGAATTTTTGGCCGTTTCGCTCGTTTCGCTTTTTTCGTAAGGAGGGAGCATGGACAAACCGCTTTTTAAGCTTAGGGTATATGAGGGACCTCTTGACCTTTTGCTCGATATGATAAAAACAAGCAAGCTTGATATCTTCGATATAGATATTTTCGAGATATCAGAACAGTTCTTCTTATATATCAAAACGATGGATGAGATGAACATGGAGCTTACGGCAGACTTTCTTGTCATGGCGTCGCAGCTGCTTCTTATAAAGTCGCGCATGCTTCTGCCGAGGGCAGAAGCCGACGAAGACGACGATCCGCGGCGCGACCTTACATGGGCGCTTATAGAATACGAAAAATGCAAGCAGAACGCGGCGTGTCTTGCAAAGCTTAGGGATGAAGCCGGCGAAACGTATGCGCATATGCCAATGCCTTTGTCTTTTCCGAAAAAATATCGCGAAACGATGCCTCAAAGCTCGCTTAGAAATGCGTATATCCGCGTACTGCAAAGGAGTGAGCGCTTAAAGCCGACAAATCCCGATACGCTTGCCGATTTTTTGAAGCGTGAAATATATTCCGTATCGGATAAGATAAGCGAGATAAAAAGCAGACTTAAAAGAGCCCTGAAGCTTGATTTCATAACGCTTTTTTCGGGGGCGCGCTCACGCTCCGAAATAGTTGCCACGTTCCTTGCGGTGCTTGAGCTTGTCAGCGACAAAAAAATATCCGTAAGAGACGTCGGTGATATGAATTACGAGATAGAAGCGGCTGACACGCATATTTAGACGAACGGCGGTGTTTTTTTGGAGAGAGACAATATAAAAGCGGCAATAGAGGCGGTGCTTTTCGCATCCGGAGAAGAGCTTTCCTTAGAGCGGATAGCCTCGGCAACAGGACTTGACGCATCGGCCGTAAACGAGTGTATAGACGAGATGATGAACGATTACGATGCGCCCGCAAGAGGGATAAAGCTTATACGCATGGAAGACTGCGTGCGCCTTGTGACAAAGCCCAAATATGCGCCAGAAATAAAAAACGCACTCGATACGGGGCGTGTGTACTCGCTGTCACAGCAGGCGCTCGAGGTGCTTGCCGCGACGGCGTATAATCAGCCTGTAACGCGTGCGTATATAGATCAGATAAGGGGAGTGGACTCCTCGTATTCGCTGCAGAATCTTATTGAGCGAGGCCTTGTAGAAGAGGCGGGAACGCTCGACGCGCCCGGAAGGCCCAAGCTTTACGTGACTACGCATGAGTTTCTTAAAATGTTCGGTCTTTCGTCAATAGACGAGCTTCCGAAGCCGGAAGAAAACAAAAGCGGCGGGGATAAAAATCCCTCCGACGCACAATAATAACCGTAATAAATAAAAGGGGGGAGAGAAATGATAAAGACGCTTGTATTTATTATTATTGCGGCGCTTGTGCTTGGCTTTCTTTTCTCCTTTTTAAAGGTGCGTATAACGTACGACGGGGAGCTTTCCGTTTTCGTGTCGCTTTTATTCATAAAGCTCGATGTTTTAAAGCTCGTGAAGAAGTTTCAGAAGAAGGCGAAGAAAAAGCCCAAAAAGAAGAAAAAAAGCGAGGACGAGGCTCTCGGATTTCTTGACAAGCTTTCCGTAGGATTTGCCGTCGCAAAAGAAGCGGTCAGCGGAATAACGAAGACCATAATTCTCGAGGACGTATCGGTCGATATAGACTTCGGCTCAGCCGACGCGAAAAGCACGGCCATGACGACGGGATATATTTATTCGGCTGTATATGTGATAGAGCCGTTCATTTGGTCAAACTTTAAAACGGAGAATATGCGTATAGACGTTCGTCCCGAATTTGACACACAGACGTTCGATGTGAGGGCGCGCGTATGCATAAAGGCAAGGCTTATAAGCCTTATTATCTTCGGAATAAATCTGTTTATGTCGTATAACAGGATCAAAAATCAAAAAAAGGGCGCAAAGCCAAAAAGCAGGCTTGACCCCGTGACATAAATTTAATATAAAAGGTTAGAATAAAAACGAATTTTTAAACAGTAAGGCGGTGTAATTATGAACGAACATCCTATTCATGATTTTATGAAAACGGCGATGAGCAGCATCAAGGAAATGGTAGACGTGAACACGATAGTGGGTACGCCGATAGAAACGGCTGACGGTACGGTAATAATCCCCGTATCGAAGGTATCGTTCGGTTTCGTTGCGGGCGGAAGCGATATCCCGAAGCAGGCCAAGGAATCCGATCCGTCGGCAATTCAAAAGCCGTTCGGAGCGGCGGCGTCCTCCGGAGTTACGGTCACGCCGATTGCTTTTCTTATCGTAAGCAAGGGGCAGGTAAAGATTATATCCGTATCCAACTCGATAACTACGATAGATAAGGTCATTGAGCTCATACCTGACGTTATCGACAAGGTGAAGATGATAGTAGATGAAAAAATGGGTACGCAGGAAAGCACTTGGACGCCCGACAACGATTCGCAGGAATGAGAGACGTAATGTAAAGACGCGATCACCTGCTGCATACGCTTTTTTGCGGCAGGTGATTTGTATTGTAAACTTACGATAATTTCAAAGAAGGCTTCGGAGGAAAGAGTATTGGCGGAGAAAATAAGAATACAGAAATATTTGGCTATGCACGGAGCGGCTTCCCGTCGCGGCGCGGACAAAATGGTAGAGGAAGGAAAGGTGCGCATCAACAGGCGTACCGCCGTGCCGGGAGATATGGTAACGCCCGGAGAGGACGAGGTGTTTTTGGAGGGGCGGCGCATAGGCTCGGAGACTGACAAAAAGGTTTACATAATGCTCAACAAGCCGCGCGGATGCATAACCTCGACGTCTGACGACAGAGGGCGAAAGACTGTAATAGACCTGCTTTCGGACGTTCCGGTGAGGGTGTCTCCCGTGGGCAGGCTAGACTATAATTCCGAAGGACTGCTGCTTTTGTCGAACGACGGCGACTTTATATACAGAATGACGCATCCCAAGCACCATATAAGCAAAAAGTATCATGTGCTCATAAAGGGTAAGGCAAGCGAAGGGCAGATGATCAAGCTTTCGCGCCCCATGAAGCTCGACGGGTATATAACGCGCGGAGCGAATGTGTCAAGAGTTTCTATGAAAGGCGACAACGAGGTCCTTTGCATAGAAATATTCGAGGGACGAAACCGTCAGATAAGGCGCATGTGCGATGAGACGGGGCTGTTCGTAAAAAGACTTAAACGAATATCGGTAGGTCTTTTGGAACTCGGAGATCTGAAAACGGGTCATTACAGATATTTAAATCCTGCGGAGCTTGCACAGCTTCAGGATATAACGCGCGACGATTGACGGCTTTTTACCGAGCCGAATTTGGTTTATGCATGAAACGGTTTTAAAATCTTCATTTTTCACACGGATTTATCTAAAAAACGGCTGATAACGCGCGAATCCGGATAAAAAATGAAATTATTCTTGCTTTTAGCTTTGGCGTGTTATAAAATGTTCTATGTAAAAAGCAAGCAAACGTATAAAGGAGAGACAAAAAGTGACGTCCGAAAGAGATCTGCTTTTAAAGATACAGTCATCTATGCCCTCCTTTTCAAAAGGACATCGGGCAATCGGAAAATACATAGTTGAAAATTACGATAAAGCGGCGTTCATGACAGCGTGCAAACTCGGTCAAGCCGTAGGAGTGAGCGAGTCTACGGTAGTGCGTTTTGCAACGGAACTGGGATACAACGGATACCCGAAGCTTCAGAAGGCGCTTCAGGAGCTTATCCGAGCAAAACTTACGTCCGTACAGAGGATACAGGCTTCATCCGGAAGGATAAACGAGGATGAAGTGCTTAGAAACGTGATATTATCCGATATAGATAAACTCAGGCTCACGCTGGAGGATATAAAGAAGGACGATTTTCAAAATGCCGTGTCGGCTATACTCGACGCGGAAAACATATATATTCTCGGCGTACGCAGTTCGGCTTCGCTGGCCGGATTTTTGGGTTTTTACTTTAATCTCATATTTGACAATATGCGTCTTGTTAATACGTCGAGCGTAAGCGAGATGTTTGAGCAGATGCTGAGAGTCAAAAAAGGCGATGTAGTAATTGGCATAAGCTTTCCCAGGTATTCAAGGCGCACGGTGCGCGCGCTTCAGTACGCAAAGGATAGAGGCGCTGCCGTTGTGGCGATAACCGATACGCTGACCTCGCCGCTTACGGATCATTCGGACTATAATCTTATAGCCAAGAGCGATATGATATCGTTTGTGGATACGCTTGTTGCGCCGCTAAGTGTGATAAACGCGCTTATAGTTGCAATAGGCTTACGAAAAAAGGAAGAAGTTTTCTCGGTATTTGAGGAGCTTGAAAATATCTGGGACGAATACGACGTATATGAAAAGAACAACGAGGTGTGACAATGGCTTCTCAGGTAGTGGTTATAGGCGGAGGTCCCGCCGGAATGATAGCGGCGGGAATGGCCGCAGTAAGAGGAAAGGACGTTATTCTGTTTGAAAAGAATAAGTCGCTTGGTAAAAAGCTTTTGCTCACGGGCAAAGGACGTTGCAATATAACTAACGTAGGGTGCGACCTGCAGGGGTTCGTTGAAAACATACCGGTAAACGGCAGCTTTATGTACAGCGCGCTAAAGACATTCGGCTCGGCTCAGCTTATCGAATTTTTCAACAATCTGGGACTTTATTTCATAGAGGAACACGGAGGACGCGCTTTCCCGCAGTCGCAGAAGGCGGCCGATGTGCTTGAAAAGCTTGAGTTTTTCTTAAAAAAGAGCCGCGTCCGCGTTATAAACGGCGACGTAGATCAGGTCGTTATAGAAAACGGAGCCGTAAAGGGCGTATATCTGTCGAACGATCTG
This DNA window, taken from Clostridia bacterium, encodes the following:
- a CDS encoding rRNA pseudouridine synthase, which codes for MAEKIRIQKYLAMHGAASRRGADKMVEEGKVRINRRTAVPGDMVTPGEDEVFLEGRRIGSETDKKVYIMLNKPRGCITSTSDDRGRKTVIDLLSDVPVRVSPVGRLDYNSEGLLLLSNDGDFIYRMTHPKHHISKKYHVLIKGKASEGQMIKLSRPMKLDGYITRGANVSRVSMKGDNEVLCIEIFEGRNRQIRRMCDETGLFVKRLKRISVGLLELGDLKTGHYRYLNPAELAQLQDITRDD
- a CDS encoding AI-2E family transporter, with protein sequence MDKAVFKKYILLATYIVILYLVLSHIDVVVTSLGFVFGVIKPIVIGACIMFVMNVLLKIYEKHLFKKSFPSLKNGAELKRVVCILLTYATFALFITVLSLVVVPQVAKSVRLLAESLPDYLAGANAGFSQFAERLSLSDNLWDTVQSFWEQFELTLSDLIKNAASMALDATVSATKAVMNFIIGLIFAAYMLYAKEKLVRISKKLCYAVFKQKAADKIIEIAQEANVTFSRFIGGQLLEAVILGCLCFIGMLIIGIPYAPLIACLVGATSLIPVLGAYLGTIPSAFIILMVDPIKALVFIIFIIILQQIEGNLIYPKVVGNVIGLEGLWVFAAIIIGGGLGGVTGMLIGVPLMAVIYSLIRKYAEKAVTKRGIDRSKYDAAAAVQSESGAESDDRPPKE
- a CDS encoding DUF2953 domain-containing protein gives rise to the protein MIKTLVFIIIAALVLGFLFSFLKVRITYDGELSVFVSLLFIKLDVLKLVKKFQKKAKKKPKKKKKSEDEALGFLDKLSVGFAVAKEAVSGITKTIILEDVSVDIDFGSADAKSTAMTTGYIYSAVYVIEPFIWSNFKTENMRIDVRPEFDTQTFDVRARVCIKARLISLIIFGINLFMSYNRIKNQKKGAKPKSRLDPVT
- a CDS encoding segregation/condensation protein A: MDKPLFKLRVYEGPLDLLLDMIKTSKLDIFDIDIFEISEQFFLYIKTMDEMNMELTADFLVMASQLLLIKSRMLLPRAEADEDDDPRRDLTWALIEYEKCKQNAACLAKLRDEAGETYAHMPMPLSFPKKYRETMPQSSLRNAYIRVLQRSERLKPTNPDTLADFLKREIYSVSDKISEIKSRLKRALKLDFITLFSGARSRSEIVATFLAVLELVSDKKISVRDVGDMNYEIEAADTHI
- a CDS encoding site-2 protease family protein; its protein translation is MLFNISSFSELIFRVIAVILALTVHEFSHGLAAYLMGDDTARIQGRLTLNPLKHIDIFGGIMLLLVGFGWAKPVGVNPMRFKNPKGGMAITALAGPVSNFILAFLFYVIALIVQINAAQPDGSLGATAIAIITFFSVCISINIGLGVFNLIPVPPLDGSRVVTAFLPERTYFGIMRYERYIMLGLMALLFLNVLDVPLSFLFSKVWSGIEFLAVSLVSLFS
- the ytfJ gene encoding GerW family sporulation protein, which gives rise to MNEHPIHDFMKTAMSSIKEMVDVNTIVGTPIETADGTVIIPVSKVSFGFVAGGSDIPKQAKESDPSAIQKPFGAAASSGVTVTPIAFLIVSKGQVKIISVSNSITTIDKVIELIPDVIDKVKMIVDEKMGTQESTWTPDNDSQE
- the scpB gene encoding SMC-Scp complex subunit ScpB → MERDNIKAAIEAVLFASGEELSLERIASATGLDASAVNECIDEMMNDYDAPARGIKLIRMEDCVRLVTKPKYAPEIKNALDTGRVYSLSQQALEVLAATAYNQPVTRAYIDQIRGVDSSYSLQNLIERGLVEEAGTLDAPGRPKLYVTTHEFLKMFGLSSIDELPKPEENKSGGDKNPSDAQ
- a CDS encoding MurR/RpiR family transcriptional regulator — protein: MPSFSKGHRAIGKYIVENYDKAAFMTACKLGQAVGVSESTVVRFATELGYNGYPKLQKALQELIRAKLTSVQRIQASSGRINEDEVLRNVILSDIDKLRLTLEDIKKDDFQNAVSAILDAENIYILGVRSSASLAGFLGFYFNLIFDNMRLVNTSSVSEMFEQMLRVKKGDVVIGISFPRYSRRTVRALQYAKDRGAAVVAITDTLTSPLTDHSDYNLIAKSDMISFVDTLVAPLSVINALIVAIGLRKKEEVFSVFEELENIWDEYDVYEKNNEV